One window from the genome of Phycisphaerales bacterium encodes:
- a CDS encoding PhoPQ-activated protein PqaA family protein codes for MKRAAVMLLSCLLPMSACAQGGAQPTVPVGDSPLDRYTQERDDSFEWKVVKAYAGGQGREAFTGFAIDLTSQTWRAEGEVDYPEWTHMMQVVVPDEVKHDTALLLVGGGQRQDGPPSRLQQELWVIAQATGTIVAAVPNVPNQPLALPEPDGSLGEGRFEDDLLAESWMIAKRTDDDGWIIHQAMVESVVAAMDAVQAFANTEEAGGHEIGGFVVSGGSKRGWTSWLTAAVDDRVRGIIPMVIDTLNLPATMRHHYGAYGFFAPAIGDYAGRNLMQQLDTPFGEQLRRIVDPYLFRDRLDMPKFVLNTSGDEYFLPDTPRYWIDDLPGVTRLRILQNWDHAIDRNADAIFSAIGFYEAILNDVQLPTLRVEVIEQTDEAVEWVMRVEILDERVTLRRLTLWQATNPDARDFRQEVVGKPFKMRMLLPEEDGEHEGAYHLRIEKPEAGYTAFIVEDRYDVEGQGLPLVFTTQMQVIPDVLEHSFQAEPSDAEEAPVPFDP; via the coding sequence ATGAAGCGAGCCGCCGTCATGCTGTTGTCGTGCCTGCTGCCAATGTCTGCGTGCGCCCAAGGCGGTGCACAGCCGACCGTGCCGGTGGGAGACTCACCCCTCGATCGCTACACCCAGGAGCGAGACGACTCGTTCGAATGGAAGGTGGTCAAGGCGTACGCGGGCGGCCAGGGGCGAGAAGCGTTCACGGGGTTCGCCATCGATCTGACGAGCCAGACGTGGCGTGCCGAAGGCGAGGTCGACTACCCCGAGTGGACGCACATGATGCAGGTGGTCGTGCCCGATGAGGTCAAGCACGATACGGCCTTGCTGCTCGTGGGCGGCGGTCAGAGGCAGGATGGTCCGCCGAGCCGGCTGCAGCAAGAGCTCTGGGTGATCGCGCAGGCGACCGGCACGATCGTGGCGGCCGTGCCCAACGTGCCCAACCAGCCGCTCGCGCTCCCCGAGCCCGACGGCTCGCTCGGCGAGGGCCGCTTCGAGGACGACCTGCTGGCCGAGAGCTGGATGATCGCAAAGCGGACCGACGACGATGGATGGATCATCCACCAGGCGATGGTCGAGTCGGTCGTGGCGGCCATGGACGCGGTGCAGGCGTTTGCGAATACCGAGGAGGCAGGCGGGCACGAGATCGGGGGGTTCGTCGTCTCGGGTGGCAGCAAGCGCGGCTGGACGTCGTGGCTGACGGCCGCCGTCGACGACCGCGTGCGCGGCATCATCCCGATGGTCATCGACACGCTGAACCTGCCGGCGACCATGCGGCACCATTACGGGGCCTACGGCTTCTTCGCGCCGGCCATCGGGGACTACGCCGGACGCAACCTGATGCAGCAGCTCGACACGCCCTTTGGCGAGCAGCTTCGCCGCATCGTCGACCCGTATCTGTTCCGCGATCGGCTGGACATGCCCAAGTTCGTGCTGAACACCAGCGGCGACGAGTACTTCCTGCCTGATACGCCCAGGTACTGGATCGACGACCTGCCTGGCGTGACCAGGCTCCGGATCCTGCAGAATTGGGACCACGCGATCGACCGGAACGCCGACGCGATCTTCTCGGCGATCGGCTTCTACGAGGCGATCTTGAATGACGTGCAGCTGCCCACGCTGCGCGTCGAGGTCATCGAGCAGACTGACGAGGCGGTCGAGTGGGTCATGCGCGTCGAGATTCTCGACGAACGGGTCACGCTGCGCCGCCTGACCTTGTGGCAGGCGACGAACCCGGACGCGCGCGACTTTCGCCAAGAGGTCGTCGGCAAGCCCTTCAAGATGCGCATGCTGCTGCCCGAAGAAGACGGCGAGCACGAGGGCGCGTACCACCTTCGCATCGAGAAGCCCGAGGCGGGCTACACGGCCTTCATTGTCGAGGATCGCTACGACGTCGAGGGCCAGGGCCTGCCCCTGGTGTTCACGACGCAGATGCAGGTCATTCCCGACGTGCTGGAGCACTCCTTCCAAGCCGAACCGTCGGACGCCGAAGAAGCGCCCGTTCCGTTCGATCCGTGA
- a CDS encoding GC-type dockerin domain-anchored protein — protein sequence MPTTLRISAIACLLPLVGTVCAQPTYRIIDLTDVTRDPLGLTIVDATFVSEDGVVVGIGFEPVEGKPVALQWTDEGSVVEVLPLLRGDDNASEAWAIDAQGRPLGTSDRIVFEGGPGPIRIIQDPVAVRWNDDGDPQAIADLLAAPPPYQLASVRGSNDAGTLIGWGREPSGTGGLDFRGWLLDGDGALTDLGELDRPLAITSNDLVVGYRSTGQDKAFAWDAGTLTNLHDHPSLTGVTSRAFDANGAGLIVGEAQFDISQPEYATLWQDTGSGYEPIHVLDGLFVRPQGVARSITEDGTIVGWWAGLATPPFVGIQAFILPDGVGGEFYPLFDLVPDAAALGWEKLQRADHINENGWIVGTGVRDGVLGHGFLLIPIACAPDIDGDGSLTIFDFLTFQNLFQDGDLAADFDRDGSLTIFDFLAFQNAFDAGCE from the coding sequence ATGCCCACGACCCTTCGTATCTCCGCCATCGCTTGCCTGCTTCCTCTCGTAGGCACGGTCTGTGCCCAGCCTACCTACCGCATCATCGACCTCACCGACGTCACGCGCGACCCGCTGGGGCTCACGATCGTCGACGCGACCTTCGTGAGCGAAGACGGCGTCGTCGTCGGCATTGGTTTCGAGCCCGTTGAAGGGAAGCCGGTGGCCCTGCAATGGACGGACGAAGGCTCGGTCGTCGAGGTGTTACCGCTCTTGCGCGGCGACGACAATGCGAGCGAAGCGTGGGCGATCGATGCGCAGGGCCGCCCGCTCGGAACGTCCGACCGCATCGTCTTCGAGGGCGGGCCCGGGCCGATCCGCATCATCCAGGACCCCGTCGCCGTGCGCTGGAACGACGACGGCGATCCGCAGGCGATCGCCGATCTGCTCGCCGCCCCGCCGCCGTATCAGCTCGCGAGCGTGCGCGGCTCGAACGACGCGGGCACGCTCATCGGCTGGGGCCGCGAGCCCAGCGGCACCGGCGGCCTGGACTTCCGCGGCTGGCTGCTCGACGGCGACGGCGCGCTGACCGACCTTGGCGAGCTCGACCGCCCGCTCGCGATCACGAGCAACGACCTCGTCGTGGGCTACCGCAGCACGGGCCAGGACAAGGCCTTCGCCTGGGACGCCGGCACGCTCACGAACCTGCACGACCATCCGTCGCTCACCGGCGTGACCAGCCGCGCGTTTGATGCCAACGGCGCCGGTCTCATCGTGGGCGAGGCGCAGTTCGACATCAGCCAGCCCGAGTACGCCACGCTCTGGCAGGATACGGGCTCGGGCTACGAGCCGATCCACGTGCTCGACGGCCTGTTCGTCCGGCCGCAGGGCGTGGCGCGTTCGATCACCGAGGACGGCACGATCGTCGGCTGGTGGGCCGGCCTCGCGACGCCGCCGTTCGTGGGCATCCAGGCGTTCATCCTGCCCGATGGCGTGGGCGGCGAGTTCTACCCGCTGTTCGACCTCGTGCCCGACGCGGCCGCGCTGGGCTGGGAGAAGCTCCAGCGGGCCGACCACATCAACGAGAACGGCTGGATCGTCGGCACCGGCGTCCGCGACGGCGTGCTCGGCCACGGCTTCCTGCTCATCCCGATCGCGTGCGCCCCGGACATCGACGGCGACGGCTCGCTCACCATCTTCGACTTCCTTACGTTCCAGAACCTCTTCCAGGACGGCGACCTGGCGGCCGACTTCGACCGCGATGGCTCGTTGACGATCTTCGACTTCCTGGCCTTCCAGAACGCGTTCGACGCCGGGTGCGAGTAA
- the glyA gene encoding serine hydroxymethyltransferase has translation MTTAQHSVHDAGIDLIRGQDPDVAAIIDAESERQATTIELIASENHASPAVMAAAGSCMTNKYAEGYPSARYYGGCVHHDAVEQLAIDRAKQLFGCNFANVQPHSGAQANAAAFLALLKPGDTFASLVLADGGHLSHGLKVNMSGKWFNPVHYPLHYDESHPEFEQIDYDKVAEVCREHKPKILMCGYSAYPRVIDFKRFREIADEVGALLFADIAHIAGLVAGGAHPSPFPHAHLVTTTTHKSLRGPRGGLILTNDEDMIKKLNRAVFPGMQGGPLMHIVAAKAVAFGEALKPEFKAYVQQVVANARTLAAALVVHGYRITSGGTDNHVMLVDLRTKDAELTGADAEVWLEQGGLICNKNGVPQDPRPPKVTSGIRLGACAVTTRGFGEAEMRQVAAFIDRVLTAGLKGEAELHAEASAVREEVRQMCSGFPLPGH, from the coding sequence ATGACGACTGCCCAGCATTCCGTGCACGACGCCGGCATCGACCTCATCCGCGGCCAAGACCCCGACGTCGCGGCCATCATTGACGCCGAGTCCGAGCGACAGGCCACGACCATTGAGCTGATCGCCAGCGAGAACCACGCCTCGCCCGCGGTCATGGCCGCGGCAGGCTCGTGCATGACCAACAAGTACGCGGAGGGCTATCCGAGCGCCCGCTACTACGGCGGCTGCGTGCACCACGACGCCGTCGAGCAACTGGCCATCGATCGTGCGAAGCAGCTCTTCGGCTGCAATTTCGCCAACGTACAGCCACACTCGGGCGCGCAGGCGAATGCGGCGGCATTCCTCGCGCTGCTCAAGCCCGGAGACACGTTCGCCTCGCTCGTGCTGGCCGACGGCGGGCATCTGAGTCATGGCCTCAAGGTCAACATGAGCGGCAAGTGGTTCAACCCGGTGCACTACCCGCTGCACTATGACGAGAGCCACCCCGAGTTCGAGCAGATCGACTATGACAAGGTCGCCGAGGTCTGCCGCGAGCACAAGCCCAAGATCCTCATGTGCGGCTACTCGGCCTACCCGCGCGTGATCGACTTCAAGCGCTTCCGCGAGATCGCCGACGAGGTTGGCGCACTTCTCTTCGCCGATATCGCCCACATCGCCGGCCTGGTCGCCGGCGGGGCCCACCCGTCGCCCTTCCCGCACGCGCACCTCGTGACGACGACGACGCACAAGTCGCTGCGTGGCCCTCGCGGCGGCCTCATCCTGACCAACGACGAAGACATGATCAAGAAGCTCAACCGCGCCGTATTCCCCGGCATGCAGGGCGGCCCGCTCATGCACATCGTCGCGGCCAAGGCCGTGGCGTTCGGCGAGGCGCTCAAGCCCGAGTTCAAGGCCTACGTGCAGCAGGTCGTTGCCAATGCACGCACGCTCGCCGCCGCGCTCGTCGTGCACGGCTACCGCATCACCAGCGGCGGCACCGACAACCACGTCATGCTGGTCGACCTTCGCACGAAGGATGCCGAACTCACCGGTGCCGACGCGGAGGTCTGGCTCGAGCAGGGCGGCCTGATCTGCAACAAGAACGGCGTGCCCCAGGACCCACGCCCGCCGAAGGTCACCAGCGGCATCCGCCTTGGTGCGTGCGCCGTGACGACCCGCGGCTTCGGCGAGGCCGAGATGCGCCAGGTCGCCGCCTTCATCGACCGCGTGCTGACGGCCGGGCTGAAGGGCGAGGCCGAGCTTCACGCCGAGGCATCGGCGGTGCGAGAAGAGGTGCGGCAGATGTGCAGCGGGTTCCCACTGCCGGGGCACTAG